The following are encoded together in the Pectobacterium wasabiae CFBP 3304 genome:
- the mobB gene encoding molybdopterin-guanine dinucleotide biosynthesis protein MobB — translation MNSNHLPLLAIVAYSGTGKTTLLKHVIPLLANQGIRVGLIKHTHHQMDIDTPGKDSYELRKAGAAQTIVASSERWALMTETPNQEEPNIYDLAGKMDASTLDLVLVEGFKHEKIAKIALFRQSLGRELHDLIDEYVIAIAADSEIETILPVLDINQPELVVNFIHQWLQNSHL, via the coding sequence GTGAATTCTAATCATTTACCCTTGCTCGCTATTGTCGCCTATAGCGGTACAGGTAAAACAACGTTACTTAAGCACGTCATCCCCCTGCTGGCTAATCAGGGTATTCGAGTCGGATTAATAAAACATACGCATCATCAGATGGATATTGATACACCGGGCAAAGATAGTTACGAACTGCGTAAGGCGGGTGCGGCACAAACCATTGTTGCCAGCAGCGAAAGGTGGGCGTTGATGACGGAAACACCTAACCAGGAAGAACCCAATATTTACGATCTGGCAGGAAAAATGGATGCATCAACTCTCGATTTGGTTCTGGTTGAGGGTTTTAAACACGAAAAAATCGCTAAAATAGCCCTATTTCGTCAATCGTTGGGCAGAGAGTTGCATGATTTGATCGATGAATATGTCATCGCGATTGCAGCAGATTCTGAGATAGAGACCATACTTCCAGTGCTTGATATCAATCAACCAGAGCTGGTGGTTAATTTTATCCACCAATGGCTTCAAAATAGCCATCTATAA